Proteins co-encoded in one Gossypium arboreum isolate Shixiya-1 chromosome 11, ASM2569848v2, whole genome shotgun sequence genomic window:
- the LOC108470641 gene encoding uncharacterized protein LOC108470641 isoform X2: protein MGDLVPKGTGGRSSNSGIIATVFSTTGFLGRYLVQQLGCQGLREVAGYIKAQLERLKDRAGSNFRIEIEENVVGGSFNMMFLGHGISFGYRNHRNILVRKGKD from the exons ATGGGCGACCTCGTTCCCAAGGGCACCGGTGGTCGATCTTCCAACag TGGCATTATAGCTACTGTTTTCAGCACTACTGGATTCCTTGGTCGTTATCTTGTGCAACAACTGG GGTGTCAGGGTTTGAGAGAAGTAGCAGGGTATATTAAGGCACAGTTGGAAAGGTTGAAGGACAGAGCTGGGTCAAATTTCAG GATTGAGATTGAAGAGAATGTTGTTGGTGGGTCATTCAATATGATGTTCTTAGGACATGGTATATCATTTGGTTATAGAAATCATAGAAATATTTTGGTGAG AAAAGGAAAAGATTGA
- the LOC108470641 gene encoding uncharacterized protein LOC108470641 isoform X1, with protein MGDLVPKGTGGRSSNSGIIATVFSTTGFLGRYLVQQLGCQGLREVAGYIKAQLERLKDRAGSNFRIEIEENVVGGSFNMMFLGHGLSTPTFVVPMSPKKDLRAVMLKRHFADTTPYCNAKMSFCRHYSKS; from the exons ATGGGCGACCTCGTTCCCAAGGGCACCGGTGGTCGATCTTCCAACag TGGCATTATAGCTACTGTTTTCAGCACTACTGGATTCCTTGGTCGTTATCTTGTGCAACAACTGG GGTGTCAGGGTTTGAGAGAAGTAGCAGGGTATATTAAGGCACAGTTGGAAAGGTTGAAGGACAGAGCTGGGTCAAATTTCAG GATTGAGATTGAAGAGAATGTTGTTGGTGGGTCATTCAATATGATGTTCTTAGGACATG GATTGTCAACTCCTACTTTTGTTGTGCCAATGTCACCAAAGAAGGATCTCCGTGCTGTAATGCTGAAACGTCATTTTGCAGACACTACTCCGTACTGCAATGCTAAAATGTCATTTTGCAGACACTATTCTAAAAGCTAA